A genomic segment from Modestobacter roseus encodes:
- a CDS encoding MFS transporter: MTTAAAPAARTPRRAYLVWGVGLLAYAVAIFHRGSLGVAGVQAQERFGAGASAISLFLVLQLAVYAGLQVPVGVALDRFGSRAMIVAGALTMSAGQAVLALATDVPTAVAARVLVGAGDAMTFISVLRVVQLWFTGRTVPVVTQLTGILGQIGQIVAAYPLVALLRDTSWPATFLGASAVGVLAAVLVLVALSDAPPGAPVSSPAGMDQVRANLVATWREPGTRIGMYTHLVTQFSGTVFALLWGFPFLTVGEGLSPGTAATLLTLLVLIGMGFGPFLGRLVGRWPMRRSVLVFGILGATATTWTVVLLWPGRAPLWLLVVLVLVLGTNGPGSMIGFDYARTENPAERAGSASGVVNVGGFVASLLTILAIGAVLDLLTPAGTTDYSRDAFRAAFSVQYVFWAVGLVGVLRHRKALRARLARDGVVIAPLHVAVGARLRGRSAYEPPVEG; encoded by the coding sequence GTGACCACCGCTGCTGCCCCGGCCGCCCGCACCCCGCGGCGGGCGTACCTGGTCTGGGGCGTGGGGCTGCTGGCCTACGCGGTGGCGATCTTCCACCGCGGCTCGCTCGGCGTCGCCGGGGTGCAGGCGCAGGAGCGGTTCGGCGCCGGCGCCTCGGCGATCTCGCTGTTCCTGGTGCTGCAGCTGGCCGTCTACGCGGGCCTGCAGGTCCCGGTGGGCGTGGCCCTGGACCGGTTCGGTTCCCGGGCGATGATCGTCGCCGGCGCGCTGACCATGTCGGCCGGCCAGGCCGTGCTCGCCCTGGCCACCGACGTGCCGACCGCCGTCGCCGCCCGGGTGCTGGTGGGCGCCGGCGACGCGATGACCTTCATCAGCGTGCTGCGGGTCGTGCAGCTGTGGTTCACCGGCCGCACCGTGCCGGTGGTCACCCAGCTGACCGGCATCCTCGGGCAGATCGGCCAGATCGTCGCCGCCTACCCGCTGGTGGCACTCCTGCGCGACACCTCCTGGCCGGCCACGTTCCTCGGTGCGTCGGCCGTCGGGGTGCTCGCCGCGGTGCTCGTGCTCGTCGCGCTCTCCGACGCCCCGCCGGGCGCGCCGGTGTCCAGCCCGGCGGGGATGGATCAGGTGCGCGCCAACCTGGTGGCCACCTGGCGGGAGCCGGGCACCCGGATCGGGATGTACACCCACCTGGTCACCCAGTTCTCCGGAACGGTCTTCGCGCTGCTGTGGGGCTTCCCGTTCCTCACCGTCGGCGAGGGCCTGAGCCCCGGGACGGCGGCGACGCTGCTCACCCTGCTGGTGCTGATCGGGATGGGCTTCGGCCCGTTCCTCGGCCGGCTGGTGGGGCGCTGGCCGATGCGCCGCTCGGTGCTGGTGTTCGGCATCCTCGGCGCGACCGCGACCACCTGGACCGTCGTGCTGCTCTGGCCCGGGCGGGCGCCGCTGTGGCTGCTCGTCGTGCTGGTGCTGGTGCTCGGCACCAACGGGCCCGGGTCCATGATCGGTTTCGACTACGCCCGCACCGAGAACCCGGCCGAGCGGGCGGGCAGCGCCAGCGGGGTGGTCAACGTGGGCGGCTTCGTCGCCTCGCTGCTGACCATCCTGGCCATCGGGGCGGTGCTCGACCTGCTCACCCCGGCCGGCACCACCGACTACAGCCGGGACGCCTTCCGCGCGGCGTTCTCCGTGCAGTACGTCTTCTGGGCGGTCGGGCTGGTCGGGGTGCTGCGGCACCGCAAGGCGCTGCGCGCCCGGCTGGCCCGCGACGGCGTGGTCATCGCCCCGCTGCACGTCGCGGTGGGCGCGCGGCTGCGCGGCCGGTCGGCCTACGAGCCCCCGGTCGAGGGCTGA
- a CDS encoding alpha-amylase family protein — MPGWVQDAVWWHVYPLGFVGAEQERGDDDVVRHRLPRLLDWLDYAVELGANGLALGPVFASGTHGYDTEDHRRIDPRLGDDADFDTLVAACRERGLRVLLDGVFNHVGRGHPAFRAVLEQGPDAPTAGMFRLRWPHGPGAEPEYDTFEGHGQLVALDHSAPAVADLVTEAMTHWLDRGADGWRLDAAYAVPPSFWAGVLPRVRERHPDAWFVGEVIHGDYAATVGESGMDSVTQYELWKAIWSSLNDGNLHELAHALGRHDEFLRSFVPLTFVGNHDVTRIASRLTDPRHLAHALVVLFTVGGTPSVYAGDEQAFTGVKEDRAGGDDAVRPPFPAGPAELAPFGEPTFHLHQELIGLRRRHRWLHAAHTEVLHRDNTQLSYASGADGERLVVALNLADTPALVPAPGAGALLAGAGQVQQDGVRLEPHGWAVLAGR; from the coding sequence ATGCCCGGCTGGGTGCAGGACGCGGTGTGGTGGCACGTCTACCCGCTGGGCTTCGTGGGGGCCGAGCAGGAGCGTGGCGACGACGACGTCGTCCGGCACCGGCTGCCCCGGTTGCTCGACTGGCTGGACTACGCCGTCGAGCTCGGGGCGAACGGGCTGGCGCTCGGGCCGGTGTTCGCCAGCGGCACGCACGGCTACGACACCGAGGACCACCGGCGGATCGACCCGCGCCTGGGCGACGACGCCGACTTCGACACCCTCGTCGCCGCCTGCCGCGAGCGGGGGCTGCGGGTGCTGCTGGACGGGGTGTTCAACCACGTCGGCCGCGGGCACCCGGCGTTCCGCGCCGTGCTGGAGCAGGGCCCGGACGCGCCCACCGCCGGCATGTTCCGGCTGCGCTGGCCGCACGGGCCGGGCGCCGAGCCCGAGTACGACACCTTCGAGGGCCACGGCCAGCTGGTCGCGCTGGACCACTCCGCGCCGGCCGTCGCCGACCTGGTCACCGAGGCGATGACGCACTGGCTGGACCGCGGCGCCGACGGCTGGCGGCTGGACGCCGCCTACGCCGTCCCGCCGTCGTTCTGGGCCGGCGTGCTGCCGCGGGTGCGCGAGCGCCACCCGGACGCCTGGTTCGTCGGTGAGGTCATCCACGGCGACTACGCCGCCACCGTGGGCGAGTCCGGGATGGACTCGGTGACCCAGTACGAGCTGTGGAAGGCGATCTGGAGCTCGCTCAACGACGGCAACCTGCACGAGCTGGCGCACGCGCTGGGCCGGCACGACGAGTTCCTGCGGTCGTTCGTGCCGCTCACCTTCGTCGGCAACCACGACGTCACCCGGATCGCCAGCCGGCTGACCGACCCCCGGCACCTGGCGCACGCGCTGGTGGTGCTGTTCACGGTCGGGGGGACGCCGTCGGTGTACGCGGGCGACGAGCAGGCGTTCACCGGGGTGAAGGAGGACCGGGCCGGTGGCGACGACGCCGTCCGCCCGCCCTTCCCGGCGGGCCCGGCCGAGCTGGCCCCCTTCGGCGAGCCGACCTTCCACCTGCACCAGGAGCTGATCGGGCTGCGCCGCCGGCACCGCTGGCTGCACGCCGCGCACACCGAGGTGCTGCACCGGGACAACACCCAGCTGAGCTACGCCAGCGGCGCCGACGGCGAGCGCCTGGTGGTGGCGCTCAACCTCGCCGACACCCCCGCGCTGGTGCCCGCACCCGGCGCCGGTGCGCTGCTGGCCGGGGCCGGGCAGGTGCAGCAGGACGGCGTCCGGCTCGAGCCGCACGGCTGGGCGGTCCTCGCCGGTCGCTGA
- a CDS encoding MFS transporter, producing the protein MTQPGAGTTTTAAPPALVPVLIYLAMLVAVISSLGAPLIPAIAEANDVSVTSAQWALTVTLVVGAVASPVIGRLGDGRHRRTVVLVVLGVVVLGSVLAALPLGLGWLVAGRALQGLGLAVTPLAIATARSALPPDRARSTAAALSVTVAAGLGLGYPLTGLIAELGGVHAAFWFGAAASAIALVAAAVVYPRPPATAARRLDLLGAALLGIGLTAGLLALGEGEQWGWTSPVVVGLVALSLVSLAAWVVWQLRADAPLVDLRLARGRTAATAHVGALLIGLANYLLLSSVPRLAQTPESTGYGFGSSIVVAGLILLPFSVASFAAGWVARPLDRLVGARWVLPIGALVLAVGELLVGFARTDLWQLFAAMAVAGLGVGTTFAALPGLIVTAVPAGETGSAMGLNQVMRYIGFAVGSALSATVLEIATPAGAGYPTTGGYTGIAVIGCGACLLLVVLTLALSPRRTAAAA; encoded by the coding sequence GTGACGCAACCAGGTGCCGGCACCACGACGACCGCCGCTCCCCCGGCGCTGGTCCCGGTGCTCATCTACCTGGCGATGCTGGTCGCGGTGATCAGCAGCCTGGGGGCGCCGCTGATCCCGGCGATCGCCGAGGCCAACGACGTGTCGGTGACCAGCGCGCAGTGGGCGCTGACGGTGACCCTGGTGGTCGGCGCGGTCGCCAGCCCGGTGATCGGGCGGCTGGGCGACGGCCGGCACCGGCGCACCGTGGTGCTGGTCGTGCTCGGCGTGGTGGTGCTGGGCAGCGTGCTCGCCGCCCTGCCGCTGGGCCTGGGCTGGCTGGTCGCCGGCCGTGCGCTGCAGGGTCTCGGGCTCGCCGTCACCCCGCTGGCGATCGCCACTGCCCGCTCCGCGCTGCCCCCGGACCGGGCCCGGTCGACCGCGGCGGCGCTGTCGGTGACGGTGGCCGCGGGCCTCGGCCTCGGCTACCCGCTGACCGGGCTGATCGCCGAGCTGGGCGGGGTGCACGCGGCGTTCTGGTTCGGCGCCGCCGCCAGCGCGATCGCCCTCGTCGCCGCAGCGGTGGTCTACCCGCGGCCGCCGGCGACGGCCGCCCGCCGCCTGGACCTGCTGGGCGCCGCCCTGCTGGGCATCGGCCTGACCGCCGGGCTGCTCGCGCTCGGCGAGGGTGAGCAGTGGGGCTGGACCTCCCCCGTCGTGGTCGGCCTCGTCGCCCTGTCGCTGGTGTCGCTGGCCGCCTGGGTGGTGTGGCAGCTGCGGGCCGACGCCCCGCTGGTCGACCTGCGGCTGGCCCGCGGGCGCACCGCGGCGACGGCGCACGTCGGCGCCCTGCTGATCGGCCTGGCCAACTACCTGCTGCTCTCCTCCGTCCCCCGGCTGGCGCAGACGCCGGAGTCCACCGGGTACGGCTTCGGCTCCTCGATCGTCGTCGCCGGGCTGATCCTGCTGCCCTTCTCGGTGGCGAGCTTCGCCGCCGGCTGGGTCGCCCGGCCGCTGGACCGGCTGGTCGGCGCCCGCTGGGTGCTGCCGATCGGCGCGCTGGTGCTCGCCGTCGGGGAGCTGCTCGTCGGCTTCGCCCGCACCGACCTGTGGCAGCTGTTCGCGGCCATGGCCGTCGCCGGCCTGGGTGTGGGGACGACGTTCGCCGCGCTGCCCGGGCTCATCGTCACCGCCGTCCCCGCCGGGGAGACCGGCAGCGCGATGGGGCTGAACCAGGTCATGCGGTACATCGGCTTCGCCGTCGGCAGCGCGCTGAGCGCCACCGTGCTGGAGATCGCCACCCCGGCCGGCGCCGGCTACCCGACCACGGGTGGCTACACCGGGATCGCGGTGATCGGCTGCGGCGCCTGCCTGCTGCTGGTCGTGCTCACCCTCGCGCTCAGCCCCCGGCGGACCGCCGCGGCCGCCTGA
- a CDS encoding efflux RND transporter permease subunit: MSRLAALSLRNRALVALVTIAVLVFGLISAGSLRQELIPSLQIPAAAVVATQPGASPDVVERQVVQPLEQAIATVDGVVATTSTASTGLATVTVELEYGSDLDRATSALQTAVSRVQAQLPADVEPQVLAGSLADLPVVQLAIAAPGDTAALSDRIDSAVVPLFEQVEGVRDVTVTGASEPRVQVALDPAALAAAGIPAAAVTTVLEENGVVLPAGTVTAGEQTLPVQAGDRLTSVEELRALPLTGADGSVVALGEVAAVELGEAPATSYSRVDGQPALSVGLTQTPDGNTVDISHAVEELLPQVRELLGAGSTVAVVFDQAPFIEESIEGLATEGGLGLLFALVVILVFLASVRSTLISAVSIPVSLCVTFIGLQLAGFSLNILTLGALTVSIGRVVDDSIVVIENIKRHLSYGEARTRAILGGVREVAAAITSSTIATAAVFLPIALVGGLVGELFRPFALTVAIALIASLVVSLTIVPVIASAFLRTSTCTAPETDREDTEQLAREREAAEAAERRTWLQRLYVPALRGVLAHRRWTVAGALAVLVGTLALTPLLQTNFIGDAGEDTVTVTAAYPAGTGLAAQDERARALESALGEVAGVETVQTTVGSAGGLAAFSGGGGTPTATFALTLTGDGDPEETRAEIRDVAEGLDDVGEVTVAAAGSGFGSSTVDVLVQAADADVLAEAADQVQQAVSGVPGATDVTNDLSAGLPVVQVDVDPAAAAAAGLTEAQVTRTLAGLTNAVPLGEIDVDDASTPVYLDPVQAPETVEQLRAVVLPTAGALVPLTQVATIEEVQAPSSISRVDGERSATVSATPADADLGSLTTQLQAAIDELDLPAGAEVSIGGVAADQGEAFADLGLALVIAIVIVYLVMVATFRSLAQPFILLVSVPFAATGALLMLLVTGTPLGVPALIGVLMLIGIVVTNAIVLIDLVNQYREQGRPLTEAVTEGARKRLRPIVMTAAATVLALTPMAVGLTGGGVFISQPLALVVIGGLISSTLLTLLLVPVLYTALESRRERRADRRARRAAGPAERELEPA, from the coding sequence AGCTGGAGTACGGCTCGGACCTGGACCGGGCCACCAGTGCCCTGCAGACCGCGGTCAGCCGGGTGCAGGCCCAGCTGCCGGCCGACGTCGAGCCGCAGGTGCTCGCCGGTTCGCTGGCCGACCTGCCCGTCGTCCAGCTGGCGATCGCCGCGCCGGGTGACACCGCCGCCCTCTCCGACCGGATCGACTCGGCCGTCGTCCCGCTGTTCGAGCAGGTCGAGGGCGTCCGCGACGTGACCGTCACCGGAGCCAGCGAACCCCGGGTGCAGGTGGCGCTCGACCCGGCCGCGCTCGCGGCGGCCGGCATCCCGGCAGCCGCCGTCACGACGGTGCTCGAGGAGAACGGTGTGGTGCTGCCGGCCGGCACGGTGACCGCGGGCGAGCAGACCCTCCCGGTGCAGGCCGGTGACCGGCTGACCTCGGTCGAGGAGCTGCGCGCCCTCCCGCTCACCGGCGCCGACGGGTCCGTCGTCGCGCTCGGCGAGGTGGCCGCGGTGGAGCTGGGCGAGGCGCCGGCGACGTCCTACTCCCGGGTCGACGGGCAGCCGGCGCTCTCGGTCGGGCTCACCCAGACCCCCGATGGCAACACCGTGGACATCTCGCACGCCGTCGAGGAGCTGCTGCCGCAGGTGCGCGAGCTGCTCGGCGCGGGCAGCACCGTCGCCGTCGTCTTCGACCAGGCGCCGTTCATCGAGGAGTCGATCGAGGGCCTGGCCACCGAGGGCGGGCTCGGGCTGCTGTTCGCCCTGGTCGTGATCCTGGTGTTCCTGGCCTCGGTGCGTTCCACGCTGATCTCGGCGGTGTCGATCCCGGTGTCGCTGTGCGTCACGTTCATCGGGCTGCAGCTCGCCGGCTTCTCGCTGAACATCCTCACCCTGGGCGCGCTGACCGTCTCGATCGGCCGGGTGGTCGACGACTCCATCGTGGTCATCGAGAACATCAAGCGGCACCTCTCCTACGGGGAGGCGCGCACCCGGGCGATCCTGGGCGGGGTGCGGGAGGTGGCCGCCGCGATCACCTCCTCGACGATCGCCACCGCGGCGGTGTTCCTGCCGATCGCGCTGGTCGGGGGCCTGGTCGGCGAGCTGTTCCGGCCCTTCGCGCTCACCGTGGCGATCGCGCTGATCGCCTCGCTGGTCGTCTCGCTGACCATCGTCCCGGTCATCGCCTCGGCGTTCCTGCGCACCTCGACCTGCACGGCGCCGGAGACCGACCGGGAGGACACCGAGCAGCTGGCCCGGGAGCGCGAGGCGGCCGAGGCCGCGGAGCGGCGCACCTGGTTGCAGCGGCTGTACGTCCCGGCGCTGCGCGGCGTGCTCGCCCACCGGCGCTGGACCGTGGCCGGTGCACTGGCCGTCCTCGTCGGCACCCTGGCGCTCACCCCGCTGCTGCAGACCAACTTCATCGGCGACGCCGGCGAGGACACCGTCACGGTCACCGCCGCCTACCCGGCCGGCACCGGCCTGGCCGCGCAGGACGAGCGGGCCCGGGCGCTGGAGAGCGCCCTCGGTGAGGTCGCCGGGGTGGAGACCGTGCAGACCACGGTCGGCTCGGCCGGCGGGTTGGCCGCCTTCAGCGGCGGGGGCGGCACCCCGACCGCGACCTTCGCCCTCACCCTGACCGGGGACGGCGACCCGGAGGAGACCCGCGCGGAGATCCGCGACGTCGCCGAGGGCCTCGACGACGTCGGCGAGGTCACCGTGGCGGCCGCCGGCTCCGGGTTCGGCAGCTCGACGGTCGACGTGCTCGTCCAGGCCGCCGACGCCGACGTGCTGGCCGAGGCCGCCGACCAGGTGCAGCAGGCCGTCTCGGGGGTGCCCGGGGCCACCGACGTGACCAACGACCTGTCGGCCGGGCTGCCGGTGGTGCAGGTCGACGTCGACCCCGCCGCGGCCGCGGCCGCCGGGCTGACCGAGGCGCAGGTGACCCGCACCCTCGCCGGCCTCACCAACGCCGTCCCGCTCGGGGAGATCGACGTCGACGACGCGAGCACCCCGGTCTACCTCGACCCGGTGCAGGCCCCGGAGACCGTCGAGCAGCTCCGGGCGGTCGTGCTGCCGACGGCCGGCGCCCTGGTGCCGCTGACCCAGGTGGCGACGATCGAGGAGGTGCAGGCGCCCAGCTCGATCAGCCGGGTCGACGGCGAGCGCAGCGCGACCGTGTCGGCGACCCCGGCCGACGCCGACCTCGGTTCGCTGACCACGCAGCTGCAGGCGGCGATCGACGAGCTGGACCTGCCGGCCGGCGCCGAGGTGTCCATCGGTGGCGTCGCCGCCGACCAGGGGGAGGCCTTCGCCGACCTGGGCCTGGCCCTGGTGATCGCCATCGTGATCGTCTACCTGGTGATGGTGGCGACCTTCCGCAGCCTGGCCCAGCCGTTCATCCTGCTTGTCTCGGTGCCGTTCGCCGCCACCGGTGCGCTGCTGATGCTGCTGGTCACCGGCACCCCGCTGGGCGTGCCCGCGCTGATCGGCGTGCTCATGCTCATCGGCATCGTGGTGACCAACGCGATCGTGCTGATCGACCTGGTCAACCAGTACCGCGAGCAGGGGCGGCCGCTGACCGAGGCGGTCACCGAGGGCGCCCGCAAGCGGCTGCGGCCGATCGTGATGACCGCGGCGGCCACCGTGCTGGCGCTCACCCCGATGGCGGTCGGGCTGACCGGAGGCGGGGTGTTCATCTCCCAGCCGCTGGCGCTGGTGGTCATCGGTGGGCTGATCAGCTCCACGCTGCTCACCCTGCTGCTGGTGCCGGTCCTGTACACGGCGCTGGAGAGCCGCCGGGAGCGGCGGGCCGACCGGCGTGCGCGGCGTGCGGCCGGCCCGGCGGAGCGGGAGCTCGAGCCCGCCTGA